In one window of Clavelina lepadiformis chromosome 4, kaClaLepa1.1, whole genome shotgun sequence DNA:
- the LOC143451723 gene encoding acylphosphatase-2-like gives MLRSVYFEVTGRVQGVFFRKHTKKTCDKYDVCGWVLNTSHGSVQGLLEGTEVSVDKVKNWLQKVGSPKSRIDKCSFLKETTIDTKTSSTFNIIRDKQEVKRKTFEM, from the exons ATGTTAAGATCTGTGTATTTTGAAGTGACTGGTCGGGTGCAAGGTGTCTTCTTTCGAAAG CATACGAAGAAGACATGCGATAAATATGATGTCTGTGGATGGGTTCTCAACACGTCGCATGGATCTGTTCAAGGCCTGCTGGAAGGGACTGAGGTTTCAGTTGACAAAGT AAAGAATTGGTTGCAGAAAGTTGGAAGTCCGAAATCTAGAATTGACAAGTGTTCATTTTTGAAAGAGACGACAATCGACACAAAAACTTCTTCGACTTTTAACATCATACGAGATAAGCAAGAAGTGAAAAGGAAAACATTTGAAATGTGA
- the LOC143451724 gene encoding cytochrome b5-like isoform X1 translates to MSEEKKIFRIDEVKQHNNIKSAWIIVHNKIYDVTEFLEEHPGGEEVLLEQAGKDATESFEDVGHSTDAREMQNEFYVGDLHPDDHFPEPSRSKFVSLGDGSNQSSGWSNWLVPGIVAFGVALLYRFYTSN, encoded by the exons ATGTccgaagaaaagaaaattttcagaaTCGACGAAGTAAAGCAACACAACAATATAAAGTCGGCTTGGATCATTGttcataataaaatttatgacgtcacagaatTTCTTGAAGAA CATCCTGGTGGAGAGGAAGTTCTATTGGAACAAGCAG GCAAAGACGCAACAGAATCCTTCGAAGATGTCGGTCATTCCACAGATGCACGTGAGATGCAGAACGAATTTTACGTCGGTGACCTTCACCCT gACGACCACTTTCCTGAACCATCCAGATCTAAATTTGTATCCCTCGGAGATGGCTCTAATCAATCCAG tgGTTGGAGCAACTGGCTTGTCCCTGGAATCGTCGCGTTCGGTGTCGCCCTCTTGTATCGATTTTATACGAGCAATTAA
- the LOC143451724 gene encoding cytochrome b5-like isoform X2 has protein sequence MSEEKKIFRIDEVKQHNNIKSAWIIVHNKIYDVTEFLEEHPGGEEVLLEQAGKDATESFEDVGHSTDAREMQNEFYVGDLHPDDHFPEPSRSKFVSLGDGSNQSRKDSSCILL, from the exons ATGTccgaagaaaagaaaattttcagaaTCGACGAAGTAAAGCAACACAACAATATAAAGTCGGCTTGGATCATTGttcataataaaatttatgacgtcacagaatTTCTTGAAGAA CATCCTGGTGGAGAGGAAGTTCTATTGGAACAAGCAG GCAAAGACGCAACAGAATCCTTCGAAGATGTCGGTCATTCCACAGATGCACGTGAGATGCAGAACGAATTTTACGTCGGTGACCTTCACCCT gACGACCACTTTCCTGAACCATCCAGATCTAAATTTGTATCCCTCGGAGATGGCTCTAATCAATCCAG AAAAGATTCATCATGCATTCTACTTTAG